The following DNA comes from Brassica oleracea var. oleracea cultivar TO1000 chromosome C5, BOL, whole genome shotgun sequence.
NNNNNNNNNNNNNNNNNNNNNNNNNNNNNNNNNNNNNNNNNNNNNNNNNNNNNNNNNNNNNNNNNNNNNNNNNNNNNNNNNNNNNNNNNNNNNNNNNNNNNNNNNNNNNNNNNNNNNNNNNNNNNNNNNNNNNNNNNNNNNNNNNNNNNNNNNNNNNNNNNNNNNNNNNNNNNNNNNNNNNNNNNNNNNNNNNNNNNNNNNNNNNNNNNNNNNNNNNNNNNNNNNNNNNNNNNNNNNNNNNNNNNNNNNNNNNNNNNNNNNNNNNNNNNNNNNNNNNNNNNNNNNNNNNNNNNNNNNNNNNNNNNNNNNNNNNNNNNNNNNNNNNNNNNNNNNNNNNNNNNNNNNNNNNNNNNNNNNNNNNNNNNNNNNNNNNNNNNNNNNNNNNNNNNNNNNNNNNNNNNNNNNNNNNNNNNNNNNNNNNNNNNNNNNNNNNNNNNNNNNNNNNNNNNNNNNNNNNNNNNNNNNNNNNNNNNNNNNNNNNNNNNNNNNNNNNNNNNNNNNNNNNNNNNNNNNNNNNNNNNNNNNNNNNNNNNNNNNNNNNNNNNNNNNNNNNNNNNNNNNNNNNNNNNNNNNNNNNNNNNNNNNNNNNNNNNNNNNNNNNNNNNNNNNNNNNNNNNNNNNNNNNNNNNNNNNNNNNNNNNNNNNNNNNNNNNNNNNNNNNNNNNNNNNNNNNNNNNNNNNNNNNNNNNNNNNNNNNNNNNNNNNNNNNNNNNNNNNNNNNNNNNNNNNNNNNNNNNNNNNNNNNNNNNNNNNNNNNNNNNNNNNNNNNNNNNNNNNNNNNNNNNNNNNNNNNNNNNNNNNNNNNNNNNNNNNNNNNNNNNNNNNNNNNNNNNNNNNNNNNNNNNNNNNNNNNNNNNNNNNNNNNNNNNNNNNNNNNNNNNNNNNNNNNNNNNNNNNNNNNNNNNNNNNNNNNNNNNNNNNNNNNNNNNNNNNNNNNNNNNNNNNNNNNNNNNNNNNNNNNNNNNNNNNNNNNNNNNNNNNNNNNNNNNNNNNNNNNNNNNNNNNNNNNNNNNNNNNNNNNNNNNNNNNNNNNNNNNNNNNNNNNNNNNNNNNNNNNNNNNNNNNNNNNNNNNNNNNNNNNNNNNNNNNNNNNNNNNNNNNNNNNNNNNNNNNNNNNNNNNNNNNNNNNNNNNNNNNNNNNNNNNNNNNNNNNNNNNNNNNNNNNNNNNNNNNNNNNNNNNNNNNNNNNNNNNNNNNNNNNNNNNNNNNNNNNNNNNNNNNNNNNNNNNNNNNNNNNNNNNNNNNNNNNNNNNNNNNNNNNNNNNNNNNNNNNNNNNNNNNNNNNNNNNNNNNNNNNNNNNNNNNNNNNNNNNNNNNNNNNNNNNNNNNNNNNNNNNNNNNNNNNNNNNNNNNNNNNNNNNNNNNNNNNNNNNNNNNNNNNNNNNNNNNNNNNNNNNNNNNNNNNNNNNNNNNNNNNNNNNNNNNNNNNNNNNNNNNNNNNNNNNNNNNNNNNNNNNNNNNNNNNNNNNNNNNNNNNNNNNNNNNNNNNNNNNNNNNNNNNNNNNNNNNNNNNNNNNNNNNNNNNNNNNNNNNNNNNNNNNNNNNNNNNNNNNNNNNNNNNNNNNNNNNNNNNNNNNNNNNNNNNNNNNNNNNNNNNNNNNNNNNNNNNNNNNNNNNNNNNNNNNNNNNNNNNNNNNNNNNNNNNNNNNNNNNNNNNNNNNNNNNNNNNNNNNNNNNNNNNNNNNNNNNNNNNNNNNNNNNNNNNNNNNNNNNNNNNNNNNNNNNNNNNNNNNNNNNNNNNNNNNNNNNNNNNNNNNNNNNNNNNNNNNNNNNNNNNNNNNNNNNNNNNNNNNNNNNNNNNNNNNNNNNNNNNNNNNNNNNNNNNNNNNNNNNNNNNNNNNNNNNNNNNNNNNNNNNNNNNNNNNNNNNNNNNNNNNNNNNNNNNNNNNNNNNNNNNNNNNNNNNNNNNNNNNNNNNNNNNNNNNNNNNNNNNNNNNNNNNNNNNNNNNNNNNNNNNNNNNNNNNNNNNNNNNNNNNNNNNNNNNNNNNNNNNNNNNNNNNNNNNNNNNNNNNNNNNNNNNNNNNNNNNNNNNNNNNNNNNNNNNNNNNNNNNNNNNNNNNNNNNNNNNNNNNNNNNNNNNNNNNNNNNNNNNNNNNNNNNNNNNNNNNNNNNNNNNNNNNNNNNNNNNNNNNNNNNNNNNNNNNNNNNNNNNNNNNNNNNNNNNNNNNNNNNNNNNNNNNNNNNNNNNNNNNNNNNNNNNNNNNNNNNNNNNNNNNNNNNNNNNNNNNNNNNNNNNNNNNNNNNNNNNNNNNNNNNNNNNNNNNNNNNNNNNNNNNNNNNNNNNNNNNNNNNNNNNNNNNNNNNNNNNNNNNNNNNNNNNNNNNNNNNNNNNNNNNNNNNNNNNNNNNNAAGGTGCAACCCTTAGCTCAAGTATCAAAATATGTCAGAGATCTTTACACCCTAAGAGTATCATATTTCAAAAGAACAACATCAACTAAACGAAGGAAAGAAAAAAAAAACAAAAAGGTTTAATAAGGGAAAACAATAGATTACCTTCATAGCATAAAATTGTCCATCAACAGAGGTTTGATTTAAAATCTGTTGTAAATGTAAAAAAAAAAGTTATTGGATGCTTTTGAGGGATACATTTAAAAGGATCTTGCTAGGTATTGTAAATGTGAGTAACACACTTACTACTTGGCTAGCTACAGATCAAATATTCACTGGTCAACAACATACTCATTGATCATCTTAATTATTATCATCTTCATCCTGAAAATCAGACAAAAATAAACAAAGTTGACATTAGACACCATGGGATATTTTGACTAAGCAATAGTTATAAATGTGTACACTTGCTAGGCCTAGAATATAAGAGATAGAGAGAAAGAGAAGCAAAAGAAGTGGCTTTAGCTCTCCACAAATAAGTTGGTTAGTTACTTCCACTGGAACTTGTCTGCAAATCGTTTAAAGCATGCTAATCCTCTTAACAGCTGAAGTGAACACGGATAGCTTGTGATCAGCTGTGTGAAAGAAAAGTAAGAAAAACTACTTTAGAAGCACAATACGAAACCGCATTTGAAGAGAGAATTTTCTTAAAAAGCCTTTGAGTCCATAGTTGTCTTCAAAATTCTCACGTGAATGGAAGCTGAACCTGTCTTCGTCAATCTCCATTCGGTTATCTTGAAGCTCCGAAAGGATAGAGTTGTGCGTGAGACAAATGTTTAAAGCAATAAAATAAATCAACACATCAGTTCATGTTTAGTTAATGGGAACAAATCAATGAAATCTAAAGCAATAAAATAAATCAACACATAAGTTCATGTCTAACCTGTTCCTCAATAAGCAGGAGCACTAAACCAATTAAAAATGCTCCCTTGCCGTCTACCTCGCTTCCCATAAATGAGTTTAGCCTCCGATTGTCCCAATCTGGGACCGACCTCGTTGAAGAACATAACATAGCTGTCAGTGCCTTGCCGGTTGATCTGGACGTTTGATTTGCAGTCGCGGAGGAGGCAACGGTCTTGTTGATGGTCTTGCGGTCGCTGGAAATTGAAGAGTGGATTTATGGTAACGGCGAAGTGCTGGAATTTGATCATTGATGACCTAAGAGGAGTCGGGGAAGAAAAACTTCAAGTTTCAGACAGGGGTGATGGGCTTGAATTGAGTCATTTAACAAAGCCCACAGTAAAGACCCGTTTCGGTGAACGAAAGCATGAATGACGTGCCAAAACGGAGCTCTATAATTGGATGATTTATTAGTCCTACGTGGATGCTCTGAGCTTCGAGATTATTCTACTTTTAGTATTGTATAGATTTTTAAAGTTTCATCAAAATCACCCAATTAACTTTAAAACTCACCTAAAGCCCACTAAAAGTAAAACACCCCAAAGTCTTGTAAAACACCTCATTGTTTAAAGAATCCATTCAAACCTATTAAAGGAATCCTAATTACAGTTATATTCAATTTCACTAAACTTTCTCCAAACCAATAACACCCTCTAAGAAAACCCTATGTGCTTGAGAGATTCATGATTCGTCAAATCATTAATCATTGTGTTTATAACTCTCCTTGATTGGTATTGTACATTTTGGTATCAGATTCGGTAATGGAAAAGTTCAGTGTTCTCTCAGGGATTAAGATATGAAATCCGATGTTACCCTCGTAAGTGTCACAATCAGTTTATGTATCCTCTGTATATTAAAACACAAATCACATAGCCAATCAAATTCTGTCACATAATTTATATTTACAAAATTAAAAAAATCAATTAAACAAAACAATGGTTTGGAAAAGGAAAAAAGACTAGCAATCGTTTCTTTTCCAAACTGCCCACAATCCACGATCTTCCTTCTTCTTCTACAAACTTTTTTTTCCTGTTCTTATATATCGCGAATTTGATAGACAAATGGCAGCCGGCCGGCCCTCAGAGTTCGGGGACCTTTGACCATTTAATAAAAATTCAAAAGTTTGGGGGTCTAATTTTTTTTTTTTTCGGGAGCTTATTTACATATAAAAATTTTCAAAAAATTTGGAGGCCTGAGGCGAATGTTTCATTAGGCTTTGACCCGGACCGGCCCTGAGCCGAACTCTCAACTGATCGAATGTTGATTAGAAAAAGGTTACACTCTTTCAATCTTAATACCTAAATTAATTCTCTTCTAAAGCTCTTTCCCATCTTTGGACACCAAATTCAGAAACGGATTCAAGTTAGGATGTCGAAGCTGGTTCAGTACGAAAAGCATGAGCGTAAACGATTCATTAAGTGGTTTTCTTAGCGGAATTTTTAAGAGTTCTGATTATGGAGACTTGACGAGGTAACAATAAGCAGCAATCGTCGCCTGTGCTAATCTCTTGGAGACATAGATGTCGTCTCTTTCTGATTCAGGTTTACAAGGGAGGACATGCGTTAAAGCAACGAGTTAACAAGTTCAACAAGGATTTGTTAAATTCTTTCTCTGAGCATTAGTTTTGTTTGACACTAGATTATTTTGTTTTAACTATTTGATTTCTAATTTCAGGAAGTGTTTGTTGTTGGGAGAGAAGCTTCCAAGAGAGTTCTTGAACTCTGACATTTCGACGTGCAATTGATAGGTAACGGACAATTTTTGTGGACATTTACATTTTTTTTGAGTAAACTTTGTAGATATTAACTGTATTTCATCTATGGAAACAGATGAACAATCTTATTCACAATCAAATATCTATTCCTGCTCCCTCTGTGTTCCATGGGATCGATAGAGAGATGAAAAACATAATCTCAGCTAGGAGACAGATTAAGGCTTTCTCCTGCTTATGGTTATGTGGATACGTTAAGCTAGTGTTTATAGGTTTAAAATGGTGATCCATCTTGTTTTTATTTTTTTTTGTCAAGATGACTCAAACTTAAATTTTTTTGTAAAATCTTTTATTCATTTTTATGATATTTACAATTTAGCAAAAAAAAAATTTGTAGATATTATATTCACTATAAGACAAAAACATGAAGTAAACGAGAAAAAAATCAAACTAATATTTATATCCACTAAACTAACTAATTTAATTTTATGTGTCAGTGTTTAATCAGTACTAAGTGTGTCAATGGTTTGTTAATGTATACACATTTACTTATGATAAATCAGAGTTATTTTATACATGCAATTTTAATTACATAGAACTGAAACTTGGTCTTATTTGCAAGCAAAAATATATCCGGACGTAGTACAAGATCAATACTAGTAAAGTTATAAACCAAGAGCATAGCTGACTTTTCCTTATAAGTAAGGTTAACATCGTCATTTAATTTCTGAACCTATAATTTCCGATGTCTTGATATGAAAGAAAAGAACCACTAAAAGGTGTTGGAGAAATACATTTTCCGTTCGTAAAATTTTGTATATGGAGTTGTATATTTTTCCGTTATAAGAACAGAACATGATATGATCAGGAGCCTTAGGCCATCATCAGTGGTACAAACTCTTGCAAGGTTTCTCAGCATATATTATAGCATTTAAAAATCAATAACCAATAAGAAAAATAACTATTGATTCAAGAGTTTCTTAAAAATAACATGTTTAAGGTACATGCTCTTTTTTTCACTTTTCATATTTATTTTATTTACAAGAAATTCTTGTAGATGTCCTCCACTGCTGCTGCCCTGGTCCTGGTCCTACACCTTCACATCCTTCACCATATAATGATACATCTACATCTTCTGCATGTCTCTTCTTTCCTTAATATTCTTTTTTTTTTCAAAGAAAACAAAATATCAAGGAAAGAAGAGAAGATAGATAACTGAGGGTTGACGAAGAAGACGGACTTGTACTAGTTGACCAATGTCTAATGGTTTTTCTATTCAATAATCATATAATTAATCAAATATAGCCTGAATTTATATACCATTTCTTCAGATTTTTAAGATTCCTTGAACCTACCAACCGTTGTAATCTTTGTATACAAATACAACCAAAACTAAAAAAGAAGTTACTATCAAACGTAGCCGTTGGGTTGGGGTACTTGAACGTCGTCCTTGCGTTACCACTGAAATGGTCCTGTCTGTATAGCTGGATTAGAAAGTGTCTGCGAGTAAAGACGGAAACATCTCCTATAAGAAATCAAACACCTCAAGGGAGATGAGAAAACACTCCAAAATAAGAAGAAGAAAAAGAAAGAAAGAGAGAAGAATGATGAACAAGGTGCATGGTCTGTTTTTGGTGGCTATTTTCATTATTGCTTCTACAAAGCTGGTTATCGGTCAATCTTTGCGAAGTTGCCAAACTAGATGTGGCAACGTCTCAATCGAGTACCCTTTTGGCATTTCTACTGGTTGTTACTATGCCGTACATGCTAGCTTCAACCTCACCTGTAATGAAACAACAAAAGAGCTATTCTCTGGCAAACTGCAAGTGATCAACATTTCTCACAGTGGCGAGCTGCGCATCCTCAAATCAAGATCCTACACTTGCTACAACAGCACAGATCTGACTGAGGGAACTTTCTACACCACAACTCTGCGTAACTTTACTCTTTCCAACAAAAACAGGTTCACTGCCGTGGGTTGTAACACTTACGCGGTCATGACCACAACTATTGGAGATCGAAGCTACTCAACTGGATGCTTGTCGTTATGCGATTCCACTCCAAAAGAAAACGGGGTGTGTTCTGGTGAAGGCTGCTGCTACACCCCCGTCCCTAAGAGGCGCAAACGTTTCAGAATCAGATCAAGACGCTTTGACGGGGAGACGTCTGTTAGTGAATTTAATCCTTGCTTCTATGCCTTTCTTGTCGAAGAAGGTATGTTTAGCTTCTCTCCTTCCCAAGATCTTCAGAATCTGCGGAATGTCACGGAGTTCCCTGTGGTACTGGATTGGTCTATCGGAAGCCGTACATGCGAGCAACTCGGAAACACAAGCATATGCGGTCAGAACAGCCTATGTTTGGACTCTACTACAAGAACCGGGTATAACTGCAAATGTAAAGCCGGTTACGATGGGAATCCATACCTTCCAGACGGCTGTCAAGGTACTATGTTTTAACATCTTTCTTCTTTTGTGTGTTTATGGTTTTCCTCACACATTTCTTGTTGCCTTGGGACAGACATAAATGAGTGTACTACTAGTAGTAGTATTCATAAACACAACTGTTCAGGTTCCAGCAGCTGTGAAAACATGATGGGGCACTTCCTTTGTCGTTGCCCATCTGGCTTTGACTTGAATGCCACCAACAATAGCTGCATGCGTAAACACAAGCCTGAATACTATGGATGGACTCAAATTCTTCTTGGTTAGCCTCCCTCAATTGTTCTTAATTTTTTTTCTTTTTTTTGAATTAAGACGACTCTCTAATCATTCATGGGTGATGTGATCAGGAACAACCGTCGGCTTCTTGGCCATCCTGCTTGTCGTTATCTGTGTACAACAGAAAATGAAGCACATGAAAAGCATTGAGCTCCGGAAACAATTCTTTGAGCAAAACGGTGGGGGCATGTTGAGGCAGCGACTCTCAGGAGCAGGGCCATCAAACGTTGATGTCAAAATCTTTACTGAGGAAGGCATGAAAAAAGCAACTAATGGTTATGAAGAAAGTAGAATCCTGGGCCAGGGAGGACAGGGAACAGTCTACAAAGGGATATTACCGGACAGCTCAGTAGTTGCTATAAAGAAATCTCGGCTTGGAGACAGCAGCCAAGTAGAACAGTTCATCAACGAAGTGCTGGTGCTTTCACAGATCAACCATAGGAACTGTTAGTAATTAAAGAACATAGTGAAGAACAAGAGAGAGAGAGAGAGAGAGAGTAAAGAAAGATAATCTTATTCACTTGATTAATTTGCTTATGAAAACATCTCATATATATAGTGGTTACAAGTATGGTAAATGGTAGATGAGATATGATAAACTAATAACCCATTGTTTTGAGACCTTAACCCACCATGCATGCTTGTCCCTTGTAGTGGCATCTCCATTGTCTTGAGACCTTAACCCACCATCTTGTTTCTTATTGCTTCATTTTTACACTCCCCCTCAAGCTTGACCATAGGAACTGGTCAAGCTTGGAAACCATGAAGCATTCCCTCATTAAAACCTTTAGCTTGGAAAAACCTCATGGGATAAAAACCAAGCCAAGGAAAAAGAGTAGAACACTTCATGACTAAGAGGATCAGTGTGATGAAAAATCTACGAGTCCTAACTTGGAATGTATGAACTCGCAAACCTTGGTGCTTGCAGCCTTGGTGAAGATATCAGCTAGTTGATCCTCACTTCTTGTATAGCAGGGTAAGATGATCCTTTGTTCCACTGCTTGCCTAACTTTATGACAATCCACCTCAATGTGTTTAGTCCTCTCATGGAACACATTGTTGGAGGCTATGTGTATTGCCGCTTGATTATCACAATGCATGGTGATTGGAGTTGATGTCTCTATACCAAAGTCTTGAAGTAGGTTTCTGATCCAAATCAACTCACTAGTGAGCTTCCTCATTGCCCTATATTCAGCTTCAGCACTTGAGCATGACACTATCTTCTGTTTCTTGCTCTTCCAAGTGACAAGATTGCCTCCAATGAATGTACAATAACCGGTAGTGGATCTCCTATCCACTCTGTCTCCTGCCCAATCAGCATCACAATACCCAACTATCTCTGTATTTTTGTTGCATCCCATCCACACTCCTTGCCCTGGCGCCTCTCTTAGGTATCTTAGGATCCTTTCAACCATGTTCCAATGGTGTATCTTGGGAGCTTGCATATTCTGGCTTACTTGGTTAACTGCAAAGCATACATCAGGCCTGGTGATGGTGAGGTATATCAGCTTTCCTACAATTCTTCTATAGTGTTTAACGTCAGTATAGGGCTTGTCTTCAATCTCCCCCTCACGCANNNNNNNNNNNNNNNNNNNNNNNNNNNNNNNNNNNNNNNNNNNNNNNNNNNNNNNNNNNNNNNNNNNNNNNNNNNNNNNNNNNNNNNNNNNNNNNNNNNNNNNNNNNNNNNNNNNNNNNNNNNNNNNNNNNNNNNNNNNNNNNNNNNNNNNNNNNNNNNNNNNNNNNNNNNNNNNNNNNNNNNNNNNNNNNNNNNNNNNNNNNNNNNNNNNNNNNNNNNNNNNNNNNNNNNNNNNNNNNNNNNNNNNNNNNNNNNNNNNNNNNNNNNNNNNNNNNNNNNNNNNNNNNNNNNNNNNNNNNNNNNNNNNNNNNNNNNNNNNNNNNNNNNNNNNNNNNNNNNNNNNNNNNNNNNNNNNNNNNNNNNNNNNNNNNNNNNNNNNNNNNNNNNNNNNNNNNNNNNNNNNNNNNNNNNNNNNNNNNNNNNNNNNNNNNNNNNNNNNNNNNNNNNNNNNNNNNNNNNNNNNNNNNNNNNNNNNNNNNNNNNNNNNNNNNNNNNNNNNNNNNNNNNNNNNNNNNNNNNNNNNNNNNNNNNNNNNNNNNNNNNNNNNNNNNNNNNNNNNNNNNNNNNNNNNNNNNNNNNNNNNNNNNNNNNNNNNNNNNNNNNNNNNNNNNNNNNNNNNNNNNNNNNNNNNNNNNNNNNNNNNNNNNNNNNNNNNNNNNNNNNNNNNNNNNNNNNNNNNNNNNNNNNNNNNNNNNNNNNNNNNNNNNNNNNNNNNNNNNNNNNNNNNNNNNNNNNNNNNNNNNNNNNNNNNNNNNNNNNNNNNNNNNNNNNNNNNNNNNNNNNNNNNNNNNNNNNNNNNNNNNNNNNNNNNNNNNNNNNNNNNNNNNNNNNNNNNNNNNNNNNNNNNNNNNNNNNNNNNNNNNNNNNNNNNNNNNNNNNNNNNNNNNNNNNNNNNNNNNNNNNNNNNNNNNNNNNNNNNNNNNNNNNNNNNNNNNNNNNNNNNNNNNNNNNNNNNNNNNNNNNNNNNNNNNNNNNNNNNNNNNNNNNNNNNNNNNNNNNNNNNNNNNNNNNNNNNNNNNNNNNNNNNNNNNNNNNNNNNNNNNNNNNNNNNNNNNNNNNNNNNNNNNNNNNNNNNNNNNNNNNNNNNNNNNNNNNNNNNNNNNNNNNNNNNNNNNNNNNNNNNNNNNNNNNNNNNNNNNNNNNNNNNNNNNNNNNNNNNNNNNNNNNNNNNNNNNNNNNNNNNNNNNNNNNNNNNNNNNNNNNNNNNNNNNNNNNNNNNNNNNNNNNNNNNNNNNNNNNNNNNNNNNNNNNNNNNNNNNNNNNNNNNNNNNNNNNNNNNNNNNNNNNNNNNNNNNNNNNNNNNNNNNNNNNNNNNNNNNNNNNNNNNNNNNNNNNNNNNNNNNNNNNNNNNNNNNNNNNNNNNNNNNNNNNNNNNNNNNNNNNNNNNNNNNNNNNNNNNNNNNNNNNNNNNNNNNNNNNNNNNNNNNNNNNNNNNNNNNNNNNNNNNNNNNNNNNNNNNNNNNNNNNNNNNNNNNNNNNNNNNNNNNNNNNNNNNNNNNNNNNNNNNNNNNNNNNNNNNNNNNNNNNNNNNNNNNNNNNNNNNNNNNNNNNNNNNNNNNNNNNNNNNNNNNNNNNNNNNNNNNNNNNNNNNNNNNNNNNNNNNNNNNNNNNNNNNNNNNNNNNNNNNNNNNNNNNNNNNNNNNNNNNNNNNNNNNNNNNNNNNNNNNNNNNNNNNNNNNNNNNNNNNNNNNNNNNNNNNNNNNNNNNNNNNNNNNNNNNNNNNNNNNNNNNNNNNNNNNNNNNNNNNNNNNNNNNNNNNNNNNNNNNNNNNNNNNNNNNNNNNNNNNNNNNNNNNNNNNNNNNNNNNNNNNNNNNNNNNNNNNNNNNNNNNNNNNNNNNNNNNNNNNNNNNNNNNNNNNNNNNNNNNNNNNNNNNNNNNNNNNNNNNNNNNNNNNNNNNNNNNNNNNNNNNNNNNNNNNNNNNNNNNNNNNNNNNNNNNNNNNNNNNNNNNNNNNNNNNNNNNNNNNNNNNNNNNNNNNNNNNNNNNNNNNNNNNNNNNNNNNNNNNNNNNNNNNNNNNNNNNNNNNNNNNNNNNNNNNNNNNNNNNNNNNNNNNNNNNNNNNNNNNNNNNNNNNNNNNNNNNNNNNNNNNNNNNNNNNNNNNNNNNNNNNNNNNNNNNNNNNNN
Coding sequences within:
- the LOC106343375 gene encoding wall-associated receptor kinase 2-like gives rise to the protein MRKHSKIRRRKRKKERRMMNKVHGLFLVAIFIIASTKLVIGQSLRSCQTRCGNVSIEYPFGISTGCYYAVHASFNLTCNETTKELFSGKLQVINISHSGELRILKSRSYTCYNSTDLTEGTFYTTTLRNFTLSNKNRFTAVGCNTYAVMTTTIGDRSYSTGCLSLCDSTPKENGVCSGEGCCYTPVPKRRKRFRIRSRRFDGETSVSEFNPCFYAFLVEEGMFSFSPSQDLQNLRNVTEFPVVLDWSIGSRTCEQLGNTSICGQNSLCLDSTTRTGYNCKCKAGYDGNPYLPDGCQDINECTTSSSIHKHNCSGSSSCENMMGHFLCRCPSGFDLNATNNSCMRKHKPEYYGWTQILLGTTVGFLAILLVVICVQQKMKHMKSIELRKQFFEQNGGGMLRQRLSGAGPSNVDVKIFTEEGMKKATNGYEESRILGQGGQGTVYKGILPDSSVVAIKKSRLGDSSQVEQFINEVLVLSQINHRNVVKLLGCCLETEVPLLVYEFINSGTLFDRLHGSMSDSSLTWEHRLRIAMEIAGTLAYLHSSASIPIIHRDVKTANILLDENFTAKVADFGASRLIPMDKEQLTTMVQGTLGYLDPEYYNTGLLNEKSDVYSFGVVLMELLSGQKALCFEKPQQSKHLVNYFASAMKENRLHGVIDGQVMNESNQREIHEASRIAAECTRLMGEERPRMKEVAVQLEALRVTKTKQQWSDQYPELEVNEHLVGVEMLPAQGDTTTTGYDSIKNVTRLHIEDGR